The following are encoded together in the Mustela nigripes isolate SB6536 chromosome 11, MUSNIG.SB6536, whole genome shotgun sequence genome:
- the CHP2 gene encoding calcineurin B homologous protein 2 codes for MGSRGSHAARIPDGDSIRRETGFSQASLLRLYHRFRALDRNEKGYLSRVDLQQIGALAVNPLGERIIDSFFPDGNLRVDFPGFVRVLAHFRPVDDDDSGMRDPKQPEPLNSRMNKLRFVFQLYDLDRDGKISRHEMLQVLRLMVGVQVTEEQLESITDRTVQEADEDGDGAVSFLEFTKSLEKMDIEQKMSIRILK; via the exons ATGGGCTCCCGAGGTTCCCACGCCGCGCGCATTCCCGACGGGGACAGCATCCGGCGGGAGACCGGCT TCTCGCAGGCCAGTCTGCTCCGCCTCTACCACCGGTTTCGGGCCCTGGACAGGAACGAGAAAGGCTACCTGAG CCGCGTGGATCTGCAACAGATTGGGGCGCTGGCCGTGAACCCCCTGGGAGAACGCATTATAGACAGCTTCTTCCCTGACGG GAATCTGCGAGTGGATTTCCCAGGCTTTGTCAGAGTCCTGGCTCATTTTCGACCTGTCGATGATGACGACTCAGGCATGCGAGATCCCAAGCAACCCGAACCCCTCAACAGCAGAATGAACAAACTTCGTT TCGTATTTCAGCTCTATGACCTGGATCGAGATGGAAAGATCTCCAGGCATGAGATGTTACAG GTCCTCCGGCTGATGGTTGGAGTGCAGGTGACAGAAGAGCAGTTGGAGAGCATCACCGACCGCACGGTGCAGGAAGCGGATGAAGATGGGGATGGGGCTGTGTCCTTCCTGGAGTTCACCAAG tCCTTAGAGAAGATGGACATCGAGCAGAAAATGAGCATCCGGATCCTGAAGTGA